AAAAATCAGGGCCAAGGTTGAGAAAAACGAGCAACTGACAAGGGAAGAGGAAAAGCTGTGGCTAAAGCACACCACTAATCTTTCCGATTTGGAAATCGAGTTTATTCTGGATGGTAGCAAACCTAAGCAGGATACTGATCCAGACATTGACACAATTGCATGAGTCACAAAAACAAAATTGATAAGCTTCGCTCCAATCTGGCAAACGTACTCAGGCGATTGCCCGAAGAACTGGCAGAGATAGCCTTGGACTATACCCGTGATGCCTTCAAGAAGGAAGCATGGGATGGTAAGCCATGGCCTGAAAGGAAAAATGATGGGCAGCGTTCACGCCTATTTAAATCCGGCTCTTCAAGGGAGAAGGTCAGAAGCAAAAGCCGTGGTCTATTGGTTCAGTCGGGTGACCTCCGCCGTTCTGTCAGGATATTGAAAGTGGGAATAGATAGCTTTACCATTGGTACAGACCGCCGCTATGCCAAGGCCCATAATGAGGGAGATACCATTTCCCATCCCGGTGGAACCCCTTACAAGATATTGACAGACAAAAAAGGTGATACAAGATTGGCTTGGATGCGAAAGGTCAATGCTGCCAATGCTTCGGGATTTACCAAGCCACACCCGATCAAGATACCACAGCGGCAGTTTATCGGAAAGTCTGAGGAATTGCTCAGGGAAATGAGACAG
This portion of the Limibacter armeniacum genome encodes:
- a CDS encoding phage virion morphogenesis protein — translated: MSHKNKIDKLRSNLANVLRRLPEELAEIALDYTRDAFKKEAWDGKPWPERKNDGQRSRLFKSGSSREKVRSKSRGLLVQSGDLRRSVRILKVGIDSFTIGTDRRYAKAHNEGDTISHPGGTPYKILTDKKGDTRLAWMRKVNAANASGFTKPHPIKIPQRQFIGKSEELLREMRQHYINRISAVFR